The sequence below is a genomic window from Micromonospora aurantiaca ATCC 27029.
GACGCGCTGACCGGGTCCGGCTGCGACTACCTGCCGACGCGCACCGCGTTCGCGCTGGGGCTGTCCGGCCCGGCCGTGGCGGTCCAGACCGCCTGCTCGACCTCGCTCGTCGCGGTGTGCCAGGCCGGGCAGAGCCTGCTGGACTACCGCTGCGACGTGGCGATAGCGGGCGGCGCGGCGGTGGTGTCCACCCGGCAGGCCGGGTACCGGCTGCGGCCGGGCGGGCTGCTGGCCGCCGACGGGGTGTGCCGCCCGTACGACGCCGCCGCCACCGGGCAGGTGTTCGGCAACGGCGCCGGGGCGGTGGTGCTGAAGCGGCTCGCCGACGCCCGCGCCGACGGCGACCACGTGTACGCCGTGCTCGCCGGGTGGGCGGTGAACAACGACGGCGCCGACCGGCCCGGATTCACAGTGCCGGGCGTGTCCGGCCAGGCGGCGGTGATGGCGGAGGCGCTGGCGTCGGTCGGCTGGGACGCGGCCGACGTGGGCTACCTGGAGGGCCACGGCACCGGCACGCCGGTGGGCGACGCGATCGAGGTGGACGCGCTGGCCCGGGTACGCCGGAGCGCCCGCGCCCCGCTGCTGCTCGGCTCGGTGAAGGGCAACCTCGGCAACCTGGACGCCGCGGCGGGCGTGATCTCCCTGATCAAGGCCGTGTACGCGGTCCGCACCGGGCAGGTGCCGGGTACCGCGCACTTCACCGCCGCGCACGACGACATCGACCTGGCCGCCGCGGGCGCCGAGGTGGACGCGCAGACCCGGCCGTGGGCCGGGGAGCGGCGCGCAGGTGTCAGCTCGTTCGGTCTCGGCGGCACCAACGCGCACGTACTCGTCGAACCCGCGCCCGCGACGGACGAGCCGGACGCCGGGGCACCCGGCCCGGTGGTGCTGGGGCTGTCCGCAGGCAGCCCGGCGGCGCTGCGGGAACTGGCCCGTCGGCTGGCCGTCCGGCTGGCCGACGGCGACCTGGCGGTGGCCGACGTGGCGCACACGCTCGCGGTGGGACGGCGGCGGCTGGCGTACCGGGACGCGGTCGCCTGCGCCGACGCCGGGGAGGCGGTGGCCGGGCTGACCGCGCTCGCGGCCGGCGACCCGGTCGACGGCGACGAAGCAGTCCGCGCCTGGCGTGCCGGTGCCGACCTGCCCGTGCCGCCGGGGCGGCGGGTGCCGCTGCCCGGCTACCCGTTCCGGCGGACCCGGCACTGGATCGAGGCACGACGATGACCGGCCGCGACGATCAGCGCGACCAGCAGGTCGGCCCCGAGCTGCCCTACCCGCAGGTGTGCCTGCCCGACCTGGTCGCCGCGCACGCCCGGCGGCGTCCCGGCGCGCCGGCCGTGGTGCAGGGTGACCTGACGCTCAGCTACGCCGACCTGGCCGGCCGGGCCGCCGCGCTCGCCGCGTCGCTGCGGGACCACGGCATCGGCGCGGACGACCTCGTCGGCGTCTGCGTGGACCGCCGCCTGGACCTGGTGGTCGCGCTGCTCGGCGTGCAGGCCGCCGGCGCCGGGTACGTCCCGCTCGACCCGGCGCTGCCGCCCGGACGGTTGCGGGAGCTGGCCGCCGAGGCCCGGCTGCGCGTCGTCGTGGGTACGCCCGCCGCCGAGACGTTCACCGGCCGCACCGTGCTGGACGTCCCCGCCGCCACCGCGCCCTGGCAGCCGACCCCGGCGACGCTCGCCACCACGGCGTACGCGATGTTCACGTCCGGGTCGACCGGGCAGCCCAAGGGCGCGGTGATCGAGCACCGGGCGCTGACCGAGAAGGTCACCTCGATCGCCGAGTTCTCCGGGTTCGGCACGGCGACCCGGTGCCTGGCGTTCGCCTCGATCGGGTTCGACGCGTCGGTGGTCGACATGCTCGCCCCGCTCGCCGCCGGGGGCACAGTCGTGCTCGCCGGTGACGCCGAGCGGGCCGACCCGACCCGGCTCTACCGGATCTGCGCCGATCAGGCAGTCGACGTGGTGGTGCTGCCGCCGCCGATCCTGCCGCTGCTGGACCCGGACCGGCTTCCCGGCGTACGGCTGGTCATCACCGGCGGCGAGGCCACCGGCCCGGAACAGGTCGGCCGCTGGACCGCGGGTGGGCGCCGCTTCATCAGCGTGTACGGCCCGACCGAGGCGACGGTGCTGGTGACCTGGTTCGAGGGCAGCGGCGACTGGACGCGGCCCATCCCGATCGGCCGGCCCGCCGCCAACCACCGCATCCACCTGGTCGACGACGAGCTGCGCGAGGTCGGCCCGGGGGAGATCGGCGAGGTGCTCGCCGGTGGTCCCGGGCTCGGCCGCGGATACCTGTTCGACGCCGCCCGTACTGCGGAACGGTTCCTCCCGGACCCGTTCTCCGGCCGGCCGGGGGAGCGGCTCTACCGTACCGGTGACCTGGCCCGGTGGCTGCCGGACGGGAGCCTGGAGTTCCTCGGCCGGGCCGACCGGCAGGTCAAGATCCGCGGGCAGCGGATCGAACTGGGCGAGGTCGAGGCCGTGTTGCGCCGCCACCCGGACGTCGACCTGGCCAGCGTCCAGGTCCGCGCCGGCGCCGGCGGTCAGGAACTCGTCGCGTACGTGGCGACCGGCCTCGACACTGCCGAGCTGCGCGACTACTGCGCCCGGCTGCTGCCGCCCGCCGCCGTACCGGCCCGGATGCACACGATGCCCGCGCTGCCCATCACCATCAACGGCAAGATCGACACCGAGCGGCTGGCCGAGCTCGACGTCGCCGAACCGGCTTCCGTGCCGTCCGGCGAGCCGCCCGCCACCGACACCGAACGCCTCGTCGCGCAGGCGTGGGCGGCGCTGCTGGACGTGTCCACTGTCGGCCGCGACGACGACTTCTTCCACCAGGGCGGGCACTCGATCACCGCGATGCGGCTGGTCGCCGACCTGCGCGAGCGGCTGGGCCGCGACCTCGCCATCGAGGACGTGCTGGTGGGGCGGACGCCACGCGGCATCGCCGCCCGCGCCGACGCCGCCGCCGGAACCGGCCCGGCCGACGCCGCCGCCGTCCGGGGACGGCCACCGGCGCTGTCCCCGGCGCAGCAGCGGCTGTGGTTCCTCGACCGCTACTTCCCGGCCGCCGCGTCCGCGTACAACGTCGCGTTCGCCGAACGGATCACCGGCCCGCTCGACGTGGCGGCGCTCGCCACGGCGCTCACCGCCGTCGCGGACCGTCAGCAGATCCTGCGCTGGCGCATCCCGGAGCGCGACGGCGTGCCGTACGCGGTCGCCGACCCGTCCACACCGGTGCCGCTGCCGGTACGTGACCTCGCCCCGGGCACGGACCTCGCCGGCCACCTCGCGGCGAGCGCCGCCACGCCGTTCGCGCTGGCGACCGACACGCTGTGGCGGGCCGAACTGATCCGCACCGGCGACGACGAGCACGTGCTGGCCGTCTACGCCCACCACGCCGTGTTCGACGGCTGGTCCCAGTCGCTGTTCTACGCCGACCTGGCCGCCGCCTACCGGGCCGCGCTCGGGGACGGGCCGCCGCTGCCGCCGCTGCCCGCCACGTACGGCGACTACGTGGCCTGGCGCGCCCACCGTGCCCGGCGCCGCGCCGCCGCCGACCTGGAATGGTGGCTGGACCACCTGACCGGGGCGCCAGTGGTGCTGCGACTCCCCGGGGGACGGGACCGGCCGGCCGAACAGACGTACACCAGCGCGACGGTGCGTACCCGGCTGGACCGGGCCGCCACCGCCGCGCTCACCGACCTCGCCGCCGGGCTCGGTGCGACCCCCGCCGCCGCCGTGCTCGCCGCGTTCGCGCTGGTGCTG
It includes:
- a CDS encoding beta-ketoacyl synthase N-terminal-like domain-containing protein; the encoded protein is MSEDDRIAVVGLSCRVPGADDAPALWRNLLSGVDSVRRTPAGEGVPGGPDWVPAFGRLDDLEGFDADLFGCPAAAAALLDPQHRLFLEVAWHALEDAGIDPDRDPAQIGVFAGCAPNRYLHHHLLGNPALAPAAGTLAEDWDDALTGSGCDYLPTRTAFALGLSGPAVAVQTACSTSLVAVCQAGQSLLDYRCDVAIAGGAAVVSTRQAGYRLRPGGLLAADGVCRPYDAAATGQVFGNGAGAVVLKRLADARADGDHVYAVLAGWAVNNDGADRPGFTVPGVSGQAAVMAEALASVGWDAADVGYLEGHGTGTPVGDAIEVDALARVRRSARAPLLLGSVKGNLGNLDAAAGVISLIKAVYAVRTGQVPGTAHFTAAHDDIDLAAAGAEVDAQTRPWAGERRAGVSSFGLGGTNAHVLVEPAPATDEPDAGAPGPVVLGLSAGSPAALRELARRLAVRLADGDLAVADVAHTLAVGRRRLAYRDAVACADAGEAVAGLTALAAGDPVDGDEAVRAWRAGADLPVPPGRRVPLPGYPFRRTRHWIEARR
- a CDS encoding non-ribosomal peptide synthetase, whose protein sequence is MTGRDDQRDQQVGPELPYPQVCLPDLVAAHARRRPGAPAVVQGDLTLSYADLAGRAAALAASLRDHGIGADDLVGVCVDRRLDLVVALLGVQAAGAGYVPLDPALPPGRLRELAAEARLRVVVGTPAAETFTGRTVLDVPAATAPWQPTPATLATTAYAMFTSGSTGQPKGAVIEHRALTEKVTSIAEFSGFGTATRCLAFASIGFDASVVDMLAPLAAGGTVVLAGDAERADPTRLYRICADQAVDVVVLPPPILPLLDPDRLPGVRLVITGGEATGPEQVGRWTAGGRRFISVYGPTEATVLVTWFEGSGDWTRPIPIGRPAANHRIHLVDDELREVGPGEIGEVLAGGPGLGRGYLFDAARTAERFLPDPFSGRPGERLYRTGDLARWLPDGSLEFLGRADRQVKIRGQRIELGEVEAVLRRHPDVDLASVQVRAGAGGQELVAYVATGLDTAELRDYCARLLPPAAVPARMHTMPALPITINGKIDTERLAELDVAEPASVPSGEPPATDTERLVAQAWAALLDVSTVGRDDDFFHQGGHSITAMRLVADLRERLGRDLAIEDVLVGRTPRGIAARADAAAGTGPADAAAVRGRPPALSPAQQRLWFLDRYFPAAASAYNVAFAERITGPLDVAALATALTAVADRQQILRWRIPERDGVPYAVADPSTPVPLPVRDLAPGTDLAGHLAASAATPFALATDTLWRAELIRTGDDEHVLAVYAHHAVFDGWSQSLFYADLAAAYRAALGDGPPLPPLPATYGDYVAWRAHRARRRAAADLEWWLDHLTGAPVVLRLPGGRDRPAEQTYTSATVRTRLDRAATAALTDLAAGLGATPAAAVLAAFALVLARRTGLPDLVVGTPTVDRRAADFEAMVGFFIEIAPLRLRQTPGAGFAAHVRAAWEELLAALAHPEAPVERIVGGLGLGGLLDRSPLVQVLFNMYTFDEPRLDLAGPAAEPVPVPAPGSPFDLTLYGVTRDGRLRVEIVFNPDVYGETLITDVLADVERLLRAGAADPERPVAELPAWTAVPAGTADDVPRAARVNRTGGRAGVPAARPATATERRIAAVWCDVLGVPEVAATDSFFDVGGGSLAVAVVQRQLNRLLGTNLRVVDLFHHPTVRALAAHLDSLGAASSGEDAEDAEDEAVERAARRGALRRQRVQRRPVAEEEPR